The proteins below are encoded in one region of Streptomyces sp. NBC_00490:
- a CDS encoding fic family toxin-antitoxin system, toxin component, with amino-acid sequence MSHLRIDLAWLLMLADQKTPGDPQVTDWGALVAAVARHEAEIFDVPVYDSPHARAAALLQLLIHVPALERSNALFASAVAYAYLVASGLKVVTSPEQVRELARLVKSGEASVHDIARELRQWSL; translated from the coding sequence TTGAGCCACCTCAGGATCGACCTCGCCTGGCTTCTCATGCTCGCCGACCAGAAGACCCCGGGAGACCCCCAGGTCACCGACTGGGGCGCCCTCGTCGCCGCCGTCGCGCGCCACGAGGCCGAGATCTTCGACGTCCCGGTCTACGACAGCCCGCACGCCCGGGCCGCCGCCCTGCTCCAACTCCTGATCCACGTACCGGCGTTGGAGCGCTCCAACGCCCTGTTCGCCTCCGCTGTCGCCTACGCCTATCTCGTGGCGAGCGGCCTCAAGGTCGTCACCTCGCCCGAACAGGTCCGGGAACTGGCCCGACTGGTCAAGAGCGGTGAGGCGTCCGTGCACGACATCGCGCGGGAACTGCGCCAGTGGAGCCTGTGA
- a CDS encoding toxin-antitoxin system HicB family antitoxin produces the protein MAKTQLNVRVDEGTARAARERALARGMSVNRYIEELVKQDTGEVGHTFVEAAADFMKQYENVFAEELGGEREGSREGRR, from the coding sequence ATGGCGAAGACCCAGCTGAACGTGAGAGTGGACGAGGGCACCGCCCGCGCTGCTCGCGAACGCGCTCTGGCCCGCGGGATGAGTGTCAACCGCTACATCGAAGAACTCGTCAAGCAGGACACCGGGGAGGTCGGCCACACCTTCGTGGAGGCCGCCGCCGACTTCATGAAGCAGTACGAGAACGTCTTCGCCGAGGAACTGGGCGGGGAACGCGAGGGCTCGCGCGAAGGTCGCCGCTGA
- a CDS encoding ABC transporter ATP-binding protein: MSTPAAEHAPGHASADGIAARAHGLTKAYGSGETSVIALDSVDVEIARGRFTAVMGPSGSGKSTLMHCLAGLDTVSAGQVWLGDTEITGLKERDLTRLRRDRIGFMFQSFNLIPTLNAAENITLPMDIAGKKPDEKWLDQVIDTLGLRDRLKHRPAQLSGGQQQRVACARALASRPELIFADEPTGNLDSRAGLEVLGFLREAVDELGQTVVMVTHDPGAAAHSDLVLFLGDGRIVDEMERPTAEAVLERMKRFDVIRGHHEESPPPGAAPADAPSLDKD, from the coding sequence TTGTCCACACCCGCAGCGGAGCACGCCCCGGGCCATGCGTCGGCCGACGGGATCGCGGCCCGCGCCCACGGTCTGACCAAGGCGTACGGCTCGGGCGAGACATCGGTGATCGCCCTGGACTCGGTGGACGTGGAGATCGCGCGCGGCCGGTTCACCGCGGTCATGGGTCCGTCGGGGTCCGGGAAGTCCACGCTGATGCACTGCCTGGCCGGGCTGGACACCGTGTCGGCCGGCCAGGTCTGGCTCGGCGACACCGAGATCACGGGGCTGAAGGAACGTGATCTGACGCGGCTGCGGCGGGACCGGATCGGGTTCATGTTCCAGTCGTTCAACCTGATCCCCACCCTGAACGCCGCCGAGAACATCACCCTGCCCATGGACATCGCGGGCAAGAAACCCGACGAGAAGTGGCTGGACCAGGTCATCGACACCCTGGGGCTGCGGGACCGGCTCAAGCACCGGCCCGCCCAGCTCTCCGGCGGCCAGCAGCAGCGGGTGGCGTGTGCCCGGGCGCTGGCCTCCCGGCCCGAACTGATCTTCGCCGACGAGCCGACCGGCAACCTGGACTCGCGGGCCGGTCTGGAGGTCCTCGGCTTCCTGCGCGAGGCCGTCGACGAACTGGGCCAGACCGTCGTCATGGTCACCCATGACCCGGGCGCCGCCGCCCACTCCGACCTGGTCCTCTTCCTCGGGGACGGACGGATCGTGGACGAGATGGAGCGGCCCACGGCGGAGGCCGTGCTGGAACGCATGAAGCGGTTCGACGTGATCCGCGGGCACCACGAGGAGAGCCCGCCACCCGGGGCCGCACCCGCGGACGCCCCTTCCCTCGACAAGGACTGA
- a CDS encoding ABC transporter permease, which yields MLKATLRSFLAHKGRLLLSALAVVLSVAFVAGSLIFSDTLSRTFDRLFASTAPDVTVSPREELDEAIPSGMTATLPASLLDRVSGIDGVADARLEAEVQNITVADSENEAVGSTTGAPTIGTDWSPGPRSPVELTSGHAPHGAGEALLDSESADRKDLKIGDTLSVIGPQGTFKVRLVGIATFTTTNPGATLLFLDTPTAQTKLLGDADAATGISVDAEDGVSDAQLKQRVAAAIGTGDYEIRTADEQAKSDVESLGGFLDVIKYVMLGFAGIAVLVGVFLIVNTFSMLIAQRTRELGLLRALGADRRQVRRSVLTEAMLLGVVGSTLGLATGIGLAAGLIALMNTLGMNIRSSEMVIGWGTPVAAYVVGVGVTFVAAYLPARRAAGVSPMAALADAEIAGVGRPLKMRALVGGVVFGAGAAALLGCVLSSDTSSAASLLGLGVVLTLIGTVIAGPLLVRPVIRVLGGAFPALFGSIGRMSQRNALRNPRRTGATAAALMVGLALVGGMSVASASMTKSFDQQIDDTLGADFVIQNSNFVPFPQEVTEKVRDTDGVGLVVRSQFAPVAVRLPDGDRVKTTAAAYDPQLDDVANIKYAQGDTAAALASGSIAMDADFARDHDVRIGSTIPVEFQGRKTAELTVGALTDQESAEGFGTQGGIYFGLDTLQRYAPGGQDSGLYVNAASGTGSDKLRANLEKTLDPYPQVQVRDIADYKDLVHDQIAVLLYLVYALLGLAIVIAVLGVVNTLALSVVERTREIGLLRAIGLARRQLRRMIRLESVVIAVFGAVLGLALGLVWGVCVQQVLALQGMPALAIPWGTIVAVVVGSAVVGVVAALLPALRASRMNVLTAIAHE from the coding sequence GTGCTGAAGGCGACGCTCCGCAGCTTCCTCGCCCACAAGGGACGGCTGCTGCTGTCCGCGCTGGCCGTCGTCCTGTCCGTGGCGTTCGTCGCGGGCAGCCTGATCTTCTCGGACACGCTCAGCCGCACCTTCGACCGGCTCTTCGCCTCGACCGCGCCCGATGTCACGGTCAGCCCGCGCGAGGAACTGGACGAGGCGATCCCCTCCGGCATGACGGCCACCCTGCCCGCCTCGCTCCTGGACCGGGTGTCCGGGATCGACGGGGTCGCCGACGCGCGCCTGGAGGCCGAGGTCCAGAACATCACCGTCGCCGACAGCGAGAACGAGGCGGTCGGCTCGACCACCGGTGCCCCCACCATCGGCACCGACTGGAGCCCTGGTCCGCGCAGTCCGGTCGAACTCACCTCGGGGCACGCCCCGCACGGCGCGGGCGAGGCCCTGCTCGACTCGGAGTCCGCCGACCGCAAGGACCTGAAGATCGGTGACACGCTCAGCGTCATCGGACCGCAGGGCACCTTCAAGGTCCGGCTCGTCGGTATCGCCACGTTCACCACCACCAACCCCGGGGCGACCCTGCTCTTCCTGGACACCCCGACCGCGCAGACCAAGCTGCTGGGCGACGCGGACGCGGCCACCGGCATCTCCGTGGACGCGGAAGACGGTGTGAGCGACGCGCAGTTGAAGCAGCGCGTCGCCGCCGCGATCGGCACCGGCGACTACGAGATCCGGACCGCCGACGAGCAGGCCAAGTCCGACGTCGAGTCACTGGGCGGATTCCTCGACGTCATCAAGTACGTCATGCTCGGCTTCGCGGGCATCGCCGTCCTCGTCGGTGTTTTCCTCATCGTCAACACCTTCTCGATGCTCATCGCCCAACGGACCCGGGAACTGGGCCTGTTGCGGGCGCTGGGTGCCGACCGGCGCCAGGTGCGCCGCTCGGTGCTGACCGAGGCGATGCTGCTCGGTGTGGTCGGCTCGACGCTGGGCCTCGCGACCGGGATCGGGCTCGCCGCCGGGCTCATCGCGCTGATGAACACACTCGGCATGAACATCAGGTCGAGCGAGATGGTCATCGGCTGGGGCACGCCGGTCGCCGCGTACGTCGTCGGCGTGGGCGTCACCTTCGTGGCGGCGTACCTTCCCGCCCGGCGCGCGGCCGGTGTCTCGCCCATGGCCGCGCTGGCGGACGCCGAGATCGCGGGCGTGGGGCGGCCGTTGAAGATGCGCGCCCTGGTGGGCGGCGTCGTCTTCGGGGCCGGCGCGGCAGCCCTGCTGGGCTGTGTCCTCTCCTCGGACACGTCGTCGGCGGCGTCCCTGCTGGGCCTCGGTGTCGTCCTGACGCTGATCGGCACCGTGATCGCGGGACCGCTCCTCGTGCGCCCGGTGATCCGTGTCCTCGGCGGGGCGTTCCCCGCACTGTTCGGCTCGATCGGCCGGATGAGCCAGCGCAACGCCCTGCGCAACCCTCGCCGCACCGGCGCCACCGCGGCCGCGTTGATGGTCGGACTCGCCCTGGTCGGCGGCATGTCCGTGGCCAGCGCCTCCATGACCAAGTCCTTCGACCAGCAGATCGACGACACGCTGGGCGCCGACTTCGTCATCCAGAACAGCAACTTCGTGCCCTTCCCGCAGGAGGTCACCGAGAAGGTCCGTGACACGGACGGCGTGGGGCTAGTGGTCCGCTCGCAGTTCGCCCCGGTCGCCGTACGCCTGCCGGACGGCGACCGCGTCAAGACGACCGCGGCGGCCTACGACCCTCAGCTCGACGACGTAGCCAACATCAAGTACGCCCAGGGCGACACCGCGGCCGCGCTCGCCTCCGGAAGCATCGCCATGGACGCGGACTTCGCACGCGACCACGACGTGCGGATCGGCTCCACGATCCCCGTGGAGTTCCAGGGCCGCAAGACGGCCGAACTGACCGTGGGCGCCCTCACCGACCAGGAGTCCGCGGAGGGCTTCGGGACGCAGGGCGGCATCTACTTCGGCCTGGACACGCTCCAGCGCTACGCGCCCGGCGGGCAGGACTCGGGGCTCTATGTGAACGCCGCCTCCGGCACCGGCTCGGACAAACTGCGCGCGAACCTGGAGAAGACGCTCGACCCGTATCCGCAGGTCCAGGTGCGCGACATCGCCGACTACAAGGACCTGGTCCACGACCAGATCGCCGTCCTGCTCTACCTCGTGTACGCACTGCTCGGGCTCGCGATCGTGATCGCGGTGCTCGGCGTGGTCAACACCCTCGCCCTGTCGGTCGTGGAGCGCACCCGGGAGATCGGGCTGCTGCGCGCCATCGGACTCGCCCGGCGTCAGCTGCGCCGGATGATCCGCCTGGAGTCGGTGGTGATCGCGGTGTTCGGCGCGGTCCTCGGGCTGGCGCTGGGCCTGGTGTGGGGGGTGTGCGTCCAGCAGGTGCTGGCGTTGCAGGGCATGCCGGCGCTGGCGATCCCGTGGGGCACGATCGTCGCGGTCGTGGTCGGCTCGGCGGTGGTGGGTGTCGTGGCGGCGCTGTTGCCGGCGTTGCGGGCGTCGCGGATGAACGTGCTGACGGCCATCGCGCACGAGTGA
- a CDS encoding LLM class F420-dependent oxidoreductase: MPRPFRFGVSFIDPAPSDEWRAKCRRAEELGYDVILVPDHLGMPAPFPALVAAAGATERPRLGTFVLNAGFWNPALLAREVATTDALTGGRLELGLGTGYVQAEHDAAGLPFGSPRARVDHLQRTVEELGRLLDPKVPLLLGGNGERMLGLAAEHADIAAFTGASLVPGSTEGKLVPMAGADFAARLARYKELAAGRKEPAELNLLIQMVAVTDDRAAAVAPLVARVPDATVEQALELPILLLGTLEQITAQVLAQRDTYGFTYLTVLEPYMEAFAPVVAELGGK; this comes from the coding sequence ATGCCGCGTCCGTTCCGCTTCGGTGTCAGCTTCATCGACCCGGCGCCCTCCGACGAGTGGCGGGCCAAGTGCCGCCGGGCCGAGGAGCTCGGGTACGACGTGATCCTCGTCCCCGACCACCTGGGCATGCCCGCCCCGTTCCCGGCGCTGGTCGCGGCGGCCGGGGCGACCGAACGGCCGCGGCTGGGCACGTTCGTGCTCAACGCGGGTTTCTGGAACCCGGCGTTGCTCGCGCGCGAGGTGGCCACGACCGACGCGCTGACGGGCGGGCGCCTCGAACTCGGGCTCGGCACCGGGTACGTACAGGCGGAGCACGACGCGGCCGGGCTGCCCTTCGGCTCGCCACGCGCGCGCGTGGACCATCTTCAGCGCACCGTCGAGGAGTTGGGGCGGCTGCTGGACCCCAAGGTGCCGCTGCTGCTCGGCGGCAACGGCGAGCGGATGCTGGGGCTCGCCGCCGAGCACGCCGACATCGCGGCCTTCACGGGAGCGTCCCTGGTGCCGGGAAGCACCGAGGGGAAGCTGGTGCCGATGGCGGGCGCGGACTTCGCGGCACGTCTCGCCCGGTACAAGGAGCTGGCGGCCGGCCGCAAGGAGCCGGCCGAGCTGAACCTGCTCATCCAGATGGTGGCCGTCACCGACGACCGCGCGGCCGCCGTGGCACCGCTCGTGGCACGGGTGCCGGACGCGACCGTGGAGCAGGCGCTGGAGCTGCCCATCCTCCTGCTCGGCACCCTGGAACAGATCACCGCGCAGGTGCTGGCCCAGCGCGACACGTACGGCTTCACCTACCTGACCGTCCTGGAGCCGTACATGGAGGCGTTCGCGCCGGTCGTCGCCGAGCTGGGCGGCAAGTGA